A section of the Candidatus Aminicenantes bacterium genome encodes:
- a CDS encoding DUF3488 domain-containing protein — MSRPQRAVMPLSSRALDRMKLAFLLAVAGQVPHLPIWTTIMAFLLLAWRHYLDRRRRRPLPPPGVRLALALGACVVVYLQFGFFMGRDPGVSALVVLAAVKLLEVRQSRDFHLMGYLCYFLTAALFLFTQELPALLFGVVQLLAVNAAFLQLYAGRSGSLRPLRGASGMLLASVPVAVVLFILFPRYPGPLWGLGGAAGESGVSGFSDTLQPGSVARMVESQRAVMRMKVAEAELPPPRQRYFRGLVLWLTDGRTWYPGRIGENIAGSTRRGRDGVKQEIMLEPHGQRWLFALDYPVRVPPGSLVSPGNVFRYHRRVERPIRYRVDSRIGGIIPEPDLHPYLRRMALQLPREVNPGLRTLVEPWLREGTDARALAERVLEFFRSAGFTYSLQPGNLDPRDPVGDFLLNTRRGFCGHYAAGFALLMRLGEVPCRIVAGYQGGETNPVDGQLVVRDADAHAWTEIWLDGRGWLRVDPTAAVVPERLEYGGRLNASLDEMAAGTAEDRSSVLRRAMTEGGLARAWRWIRDYWDVARNYWQTWVVRYDRYQQRSLLSRLGVRGIQRAGKLALVMLFVVFTWRLTRWLFRLPAQRRRDPLEKSWRLLEARLSRGGMNVESWQGPLDISRQARRRFPNQADAIDQVIQTYIRLRYGVSFAAGVEKSLLRRVRKLRIPRRWKA, encoded by the coding sequence ATGAGCCGGCCGCAACGCGCCGTCATGCCGTTGTCGTCCCGGGCGTTGGACCGCATGAAGCTGGCGTTCCTGCTCGCCGTGGCCGGCCAGGTACCCCATCTGCCGATCTGGACCACGATTATGGCTTTCCTATTGCTGGCCTGGCGTCATTACCTGGACCGCCGGCGGCGCCGTCCGCTGCCGCCTCCCGGGGTGCGCCTGGCCCTGGCCCTGGGGGCCTGCGTGGTGGTTTACCTGCAGTTCGGCTTTTTCATGGGACGGGATCCCGGTGTATCGGCCCTGGTCGTATTGGCCGCGGTCAAGTTACTGGAGGTACGGCAATCCCGCGATTTTCATTTAATGGGATACCTGTGCTATTTCCTGACAGCGGCTTTGTTTCTGTTCACTCAGGAATTGCCGGCACTGTTGTTTGGCGTGGTTCAACTCCTGGCCGTAAACGCCGCTTTCCTGCAATTGTACGCCGGCCGCTCCGGCAGCCTTCGCCCCCTGCGTGGCGCGTCCGGAATGTTGCTGGCATCCGTTCCCGTGGCCGTTGTGTTGTTCATACTGTTTCCCCGCTATCCGGGACCGCTGTGGGGACTGGGGGGGGCAGCGGGAGAATCCGGAGTTTCCGGTTTCAGTGATACGTTGCAACCGGGAAGCGTTGCCCGCATGGTGGAATCGCAACGGGCGGTAATGCGCATGAAGGTGGCGGAGGCCGAACTGCCGCCGCCGCGGCAACGCTATTTTCGCGGCCTGGTTCTGTGGCTGACGGATGGACGCACCTGGTACCCGGGCCGGATCGGGGAGAACATCGCCGGCTCAACGCGACGAGGAAGGGATGGCGTGAAACAGGAAATCATGTTGGAACCCCATGGTCAACGCTGGCTCTTTGCCCTGGATTATCCGGTCCGGGTTCCACCGGGCAGCCTGGTTTCGCCCGGAAATGTGTTTCGCTATCATCGCCGGGTGGAGCGTCCCATTCGGTATCGGGTCGATTCCAGAATCGGCGGCATCATCCCGGAACCCGACCTTCATCCCTATTTGCGGCGCATGGCTTTGCAATTGCCACGCGAGGTCAACCCCGGGCTGCGGACCCTGGTAGAGCCATGGCTTAGAGAGGGGACGGATGCGCGAGCGCTGGCGGAAAGGGTTCTGGAATTTTTCCGGTCCGCGGGATTCACCTATTCACTGCAGCCCGGCAACCTGGACCCACGTGACCCGGTAGGCGATTTTCTCTTAAATACCCGCCGTGGTTTCTGTGGACATTACGCGGCGGGATTTGCCTTGTTGATGAGGCTGGGAGAGGTTCCCTGCCGGATCGTGGCCGGATATCAGGGTGGAGAGACCAATCCCGTTGACGGTCAACTGGTGGTGCGGGACGCGGATGCACATGCCTGGACGGAAATCTGGCTGGACGGCCGCGGCTGGCTGCGCGTGGACCCGACGGCCGCGGTGGTACCTGAGCGGCTGGAATACGGCGGCCGCTTGAACGCCTCTCTGGATGAGATGGCTGCCGGAACGGCAGAGGATCGTTCCAGCGTGTTGCGACGCGCCATGACTGAGGGCGGATTGGCGCGAGCATGGCGCTGGATCCGCGACTATTGGGATGTGGCGCGCAACTACTGGCAGACCTGGGTGGTGCGCTATGACCGCTACCAACAGCGCAGCCTCCTTTCCAGATTGGGTGTACGTGGGATACAACGTGCTGGAAAGTTGGCCCTGGTAATGCTGTTCGTGGTATTTACCTGGCGGTTGACGCGCTGGTTGTTTCGTTTGCCGGCACAGAGGCGTCGTGATCCCCTGGAGAAAAGCTGGCGCCTGCTGGAAGCCCGCTTGTCCCGTGGGGGAATGAATGTGGAATCATGGCAAGGCCCGCTTGATATCAGCCGCCAGGCGCGCCGCCGCTTTCCCAACCAGGCGGATGCGATCGACCAAGTGATTCAAACCTATATCCGCTTGCGTTACGGCGTTTCTTTTGCTGCCGGCGTGGAAAAGTCACTGCTGCGCCGGGTCAGGAAATTGAGAATCCCGCGTCGATGGAAAGCCTGA